A DNA window from Rhizobium sp. NXC14 contains the following coding sequences:
- a CDS encoding fumarylacetoacetate hydrolase family protein, with translation MKLATLKDSTRDGRLVVVSRDLTRCSEVGHIARTLQAALDDWEHVAPRLRRVAEGIETGAQPTMRFHEHDAASPLPRAYQWADGSAYVNHVELVRKARGAEMPASFWTDPLMYQGGSDGFRAPRDPILMADEAYGIDMEGEVAVITGDVAMGASPEAARGAIRLLMLVNDVSLRGLIPDELAKGFGFFQSKPASAFSPVAVTPDELGEAWDGGKLHLPLLVSLNGRPFGRANAGIDMTFDFGQLIAHAAKTRHLVAGTIIGSGTVSNKLDGGPGKPVDAGGDGYSCIAELRMIEAIESGSPKTPFMRFGDQVRIEMKDHAGHSIFGAIEQTVGKYEGAAGG, from the coding sequence ATGAAACTTGCGACCTTGAAGGACTCCACCAGGGACGGCCGCCTCGTCGTCGTGTCCCGCGATCTGACCCGCTGTTCGGAGGTCGGCCACATCGCCCGCACCCTGCAGGCGGCGCTCGACGACTGGGAGCATGTCGCTCCGCGACTTCGGCGGGTTGCCGAAGGCATCGAGACGGGCGCTCAGCCGACGATGCGGTTTCACGAACATGACGCCGCATCGCCTTTGCCGCGCGCCTATCAATGGGCCGACGGCTCGGCCTATGTCAACCATGTGGAACTGGTGCGCAAGGCGCGCGGCGCCGAGATGCCGGCAAGCTTCTGGACCGATCCGTTGATGTATCAAGGCGGGTCGGATGGTTTTCGTGCGCCCCGCGATCCGATCCTGATGGCAGATGAGGCCTATGGGATCGACATGGAGGGAGAGGTTGCCGTTATCACCGGCGACGTAGCCATGGGAGCCAGCCCCGAGGCTGCGCGCGGCGCCATCCGCCTGCTGATGCTCGTCAACGACGTGTCGCTGCGCGGCCTGATCCCCGACGAGCTGGCCAAGGGCTTCGGTTTCTTCCAATCCAAGCCCGCCTCGGCATTCTCGCCGGTCGCGGTGACGCCCGACGAACTTGGAGAGGCGTGGGACGGCGGCAAGCTGCATCTGCCACTGCTCGTAAGCTTGAACGGCAGACCATTCGGCAGGGCGAATGCCGGCATCGACATGACCTTCGACTTCGGCCAGCTGATTGCCCATGCCGCCAAAACCCGCCACCTCGTGGCCGGAACGATCATCGGCTCCGGCACGGTCTCGAACAAGCTCGACGGCGGCCCCGGCAAGCCGGTGGACGCGGGGGGAGATGGATACTCCTGCATTGCCGAATTGAGAATGATCGAGGCGATCGAGAGCGGATCGCCGAAGACCCCCTTCATGAGGTTCGGCGACCAGGTCCGCATCGAGATGAAGGATCATGCCGGCCATTCGATCTTCGGGGCGATCGAGCAGACGGTCGGAAAATACGAGGGAGCTGCCGGGGGATGA
- the maiA gene encoding maleylacetoacetate isomerase, whose protein sequence is MNEIILYDYWRSSASYRVRIALNLLGLDYQTVPISLLDGAHRMPDYLALNPQGLVPTLMIDGKSLTQSLAIIEYLAELRPECGLLPSDSFDRHRVRALAYAVAMDIHPICNLHVVSHLLTLTDKAEAREEWMKHFIGDGLRKLETMLGESDSAFSFGGRPSMADLCLVPQVYNARRWGVDMTDFRRISDIDARCAELPAFQAAHPDRVKP, encoded by the coding sequence ATGAACGAGATCATTCTCTACGACTACTGGCGGTCATCGGCGAGTTATCGCGTGCGGATCGCGCTCAATCTTCTGGGCCTCGACTACCAGACCGTGCCGATCAGCTTGCTCGACGGTGCGCACAGGATGCCAGACTATCTCGCGCTCAACCCGCAGGGGCTGGTGCCGACATTGATGATCGATGGCAAATCGCTGACGCAGTCGCTGGCCATCATCGAGTATCTGGCCGAGCTCCGGCCGGAATGCGGATTGCTGCCATCGGATAGCTTCGATCGCCACAGAGTGCGCGCTCTCGCATATGCGGTTGCCATGGACATCCATCCGATCTGCAACCTGCATGTCGTCTCGCATCTTCTGACGCTGACCGACAAGGCCGAGGCTCGCGAGGAATGGATGAAGCATTTCATCGGCGATGGACTTCGCAAGCTTGAGACCATGCTCGGCGAATCCGATAGCGCGTTCAGCTTTGGCGGCAGGCCGTCGATGGCCGATCTCTGCCTTGTTCCCCAGGTCTACAATGCCCGCCGCTGGGGCGTTGATATGACGGATTTCAGACGCATCAGCGACATCGACGCCAGATGCGCCGAACTCCCCGCCTTCCAGGCAGCGCATCCGGACCGCGTAAAACCGTAG
- a CDS encoding MEKHLA domain-containing protein has translation MTSPYDNHALDLRNDPNFFALLTGSYKRIVGCALIEDGQGPDWLYRHAPFVVLAHNTLPDPRFIYANRTAQNCLEYSWDEFIMLPSRLSAEQPDQAERQRLLDAVTRNGFVDNGRGLRVAKSGRRFWVENFTVWQLIDETGKRLGQAAIFSFWRDA, from the coding sequence GTGACTTCCCCCTATGACAATCACGCCCTCGACCTGAGGAATGATCCCAATTTCTTCGCCCTTCTGACCGGCAGCTACAAGCGCATCGTCGGCTGCGCTCTTATCGAGGATGGGCAAGGGCCGGACTGGCTTTACCGCCATGCACCTTTCGTGGTCCTCGCGCACAATACACTGCCCGACCCGCGCTTCATCTACGCAAACCGGACTGCGCAGAACTGCTTGGAATATAGCTGGGACGAATTCATCATGCTGCCGTCGCGACTATCGGCCGAGCAGCCTGATCAAGCCGAACGCCAGCGGCTGCTGGATGCAGTCACGCGCAATGGTTTCGTCGATAATGGCCGCGGCCTCAGGGTCGCGAAATCGGGGCGCCGTTTCTGGGTCGAAAATTTCACTGTCTGGCAGCTCATCGATGAGACGGGCAAGCGGTTGGGCCAGGCGGCGATATTCTCTTTTTGGCGGGACGCGTAG